ttaaattgctgTAGTAGAAAGGTCTACTTCCTTTCAAAAGAGGGATCTGTGTGTAATTCCGTAACTGTATTGAAGGAAATAGTGTCTGAATACGAGGTTAGAAAAATCTCCTAGGCTATAAAGGGCTGCCTTTTACTCTTGGAGACATAATGTCATTTTGCAGGGTACCATGTCATGAAAACTCTATTTTGTGTATTTCTATTAATAGCTGGGTCACCTTTACAGTAGTCACTGTGCTGGCTTCCCTTAGGAATATTAGGAGCTAATAGCAGTaaaacgtgtgtgtgtgtgtgtgtgtgtgtgtgtgtgtgtgtgtgtatgattTAGTGTGGTAACAATTTCAAAGTTTCACATGGTATTATAATCAAGCTGAAAATATTCTCCCTAACTTTGTTTTCATACAATATATGAGAGCTTATGTAGTATTTGCATAATTCCAGCACTGCTTATTGCTCATGGCGAGAATGGTTTATCTTGTGATCACATGCTCCAGCTGTGCATTTTAGCAAAACAGTGATACAGGCATTTTAGTTAAACACTTTGTCCACATGAAACTGCATCCAGTCATTCATGGGCATTCAGCTTGCAATTGGATTTCAGTTTTACCTGTGTTTTCATGGAAAATCAGTCCCGTAGGCAGGCCATTTACTGAGGGTAAGTTTGATCCTACAGTCATTCTTAATTGCAAGTCCTCATCGCTGCAGTTTCTGTGCAGCCAGCACTTAATTAAACTATACAGGCTATGAAAATGTTTTAGCATACATGAAAGGGAAGGGGATAGAGAAGTCAGGTGGGTGTGCCCACAGAACATACATTAGACTCATCAGTTGGTTCAGCACCATCAGTTGTTTAGTGCCTCCAGTGTGTAACAGAAAAGCACgttcttttaaaatgctgaatGGAGGAAGCGTAAATGAAATTGTAAAATGCAAAATTGTTAGTCCAGTGGGTGCTAAGGCTACCATACAAGTAAGCCACAGTTGGaagcatttatttctttgtcctGTTGATATGGATCCATTTTAAATTACTGTAAAAAAATGGCTGTGGTTAATAGCAGTGGTAAAGTTATTTGAGATATTGTGAAAACACACCTTCACAACTGCGgtgtttcagttttgtttgtatgtatgtgtgtatagcTGCTGGAAGACATTTAAGTTTTGGTTCTGCTTTCACAGCAAATTTGTAACcaatatacattaaaaaaaaagaacaaagccAACTCAACAGCAACAATGGCTGTCTGTTCAGTTTTGTTGTCTAGCTAGGTAGGTTTGGAAAAAGATATCGTTGTATAGATTGCAGAATTGAATAGTGATGTTAATCCAAATCTGCTTATTTTGAATAACATTTTTGTTTGCATACACTAGTGCTCTTGGAATAGATTTTTGCTTGACCAAAGTATTCCTGTTTAGTTTTGTGGCATGGTTTGTATCTATTCAGCATAAAATTTTGTTAGGTGTAAAAATGACAAAGTATTGATAATTCTTACTCATTGGGGTTCATGAGAGCtgtcatttttatttgtttacattAAACTAGTCTTAATTTATACAGATTACTTCACTTTTTCCTCTAGTACCTAGGGAAGTCACTTCCAAACAGGTAAAACTTTCACTGCTTATGTAGAAGTGGAAGTATTAGTaaactagagaaaaaaaattacacaccCTGGTCTATGCAGGACAATGACATTTTTTTCAGAAGCCCCACTATTCTGCAAAATAGCCTTTGTTTGCCATTACTAGTGAACAAGTTGTCCTGTTTATACATTGCAGTCTTTCTTTAGCCAGGACACTACTAATGTGTGTATTTAACAAATCTTCAATATTTAGATCTATAGTATCATCCTGTCCTTCATGGAATAAatttagaaagggaaaaaagtattttttttctttccttctgcatcattttctgttttaaatttgCTAAAAGCTTTGTTTATAAGCATTTTAAATAATACCCAAAACCAGTAGgtattttacatttcaaaatTTGTAGGTCCAATAGTTGTTACTGAACAAATAGGATTTCCCCaggtttcttttcccctcttgcCATCTAGGCAACAGAAAGGTGAGTACATCATCGCAGGACTAGATAGATGATTGGGTACCTTTTTGACAGGCTCATTGGTTTGATAATGGAGAGATTAAGATTAATCAGAAAAGTTATGAAATTGTGGTGCATAGAGATTGACATGTGGCATCTGAACTCAAGATCTCTGCATTGAATTGTTCATGTCAGGCATGCAGGGGAGAAAGTGGAACTTTCATCCTCATCTGGAGCTGGTACAGGATAGAATTCCTATAAACACAAAACTTTCCAGCCTACCTTCTCAGCTTCTCTAAGAGCAATGGCTCTTCATGGTCTGTGTTCATATCTTAAGCAGAAATTGTGGGTTTGGCAAGGTAATTAAGACTTCCTTAATGTTTAGTCACTCAAGGTAACTATTTGTTCCTACAAATGAGCCTAAATTCAGAACCCCCATAAAAAATGGAAGTAATAACACATTTTTCTGGATGAAAATATCTGTTTTTCAGAAACAAGGCCTGGAACAGCTAGAATCCTATGCCACGGACTCTGGAATTGAAGTCATGTTGTTGGCTCTTTCACTCATTTTAGTTCAAGCCCAACAGATGGCGATTAGCACAGTTTACCTTCTACTTGTATTTATCTCAATAAGCTATCCTTGAAACAGAATGGAATTTTGAGGGTTGGGGAAAATAGAACAAATTTGACAGTTCATTTGTCATTTGTACGGATGTATAGAACTtaggagggggaaaagagagaggcGGGTTTACGGTGACATGCTGGGAGATGGTATAGCAGAGATTGCAACATGATTTACAGATAGCAAGTTTGAAAGGTAGGGTTATTCCTGGATGACTGGTGTACAGCCCAGAATGGCAGTCCTCTCACAGAACCCCAAGTCTTATGTATAACTTAGGCAAGCAGGTTATGCATAACTTGTTTTTCTATTtgttggggagaaaaggggcaGTCCCCTTACAACTGAATTCAGACAAAGAAACTTGAAATTGTAGGTGTTCATTCAGTCTATAGTTTTATTAAGTGCATACTTTTAAATATTGTCAGTGAGAAGGTTCTATCTGGTGACAAATGTTTATATTTCTTATTGCTGCCTTGTAAAGATTCAAAAATGTACAATAATGAATTTCTTAATATGAAATAAGGAGTAAGATTTCTACAACTGCTATAGATTTTGATGTGAgctggtttttaaaatattaaaacagaTTAGCCACTTAAATAAAACCTTCCTTGCCTTTAAACAAACAGTGTCACTGATTTTTCTTACCAGTGATTTGGTAAATATTGGATCATCATTGTACATGTCCTAGTAGCTGGTGGAAACATAAATAGAGGGTATTTGATCTGTCGGAAATAATACTTAGATTGGAGGTCAACTTTTCACAAAACTCCAACCCTCCTTCCTTTTCAAAAGTCATAGAAGAAGGTATTTCACTAATGAGACAACATTTTTGTGAAAGCTTTATAGAAGTAGTTTCAGGACATGCAAAGAATAATTTGGAGATACTATACTTTTCTATACTTCCACATAGAAAAGTTGtttaaaaaccctaaaaaccagCCCAcagaacacacacaaacactaCATCAAGAAATAACATAAGCTAAAATTCTCAGTCCTCTGAAAGTCTAGAAGTCTTCAGGCTGGAAGGGTTGCTTTCATGTTTCCAGGCCTCATTAACTGTTTCaatgttttaaaattgtttagtttgacaagaaaaagaagaaaaattgcaagcaagtttaaaatcaaaatttataCATAAATCATAACTGAATGCTTTTCATATTTATACCTGATACCATTAAAATTTTAGTAACACTCGAACTACTAAGTCACAAGCACATCTTAAAAATTATCAAGTAGAGCAAAGTTTCCCAAATCAGTCTTTCATTTGAAGGTTCATTTTAGAGTGAACATAATCGGAGAAGTCTGCACAAAGCTTACCATGGAAAACAGCCATGCTGTTGAATTCTAGAAACTTGGTAAGTCTTTGCTTTAGTTTGAAAGACTAAACTTTGTTATACTGAATGAACTACCAAAAATGGCTTGTCAAAcgaatgttaatttttttttaaagtcattaGAAGCAAAATACAGGTATCAAATGCTAAGTATACATAATCAAAATACTTCCACTGTGATATTAGCTAATAACAGTAGTTGCAAGAGGTTACATTAATTGTAGTAACAAATTTCCATGTGTAACTAAAAGACAGATTAGCACAAAAGCAATGTTTAATTCAACTGCCAAGATGCTATCTAAAGCAGCAGTAAGAAATGACAAAGTTGCTCTTTGATTTGTCTGGAACCAAACTACCTAAGATTAGCCTAACTAATCCTATCTTTAAGGCCATGAAGTAAGAGTCCTAACAGAAGCCCGTTGCTTTGGAATGGCAGTTCTGCCTAGAACTCAAAAAAGCCACTACTGTTTTATTAACTTCCAGCTAATACAATGAATAACTTCTAGTTTgctaataacaacaacaacaaaaaaaaaaaagttaggctTTCAAAATAAATAGACCAATCTTTTTCACATGAAAAGTACTTGTGCTAAAACTCATGGCCACTGGATACCAGTTAAAACACTAATATTACCTAGGATTACCCTTCATAAATCCGTGGCCCTTGCTTTGGCCATTATTACTGGCCAGTTGAGCATCAGTTTCTAAGTACTTACTGCCTCATGAAAGTCACTTTCAATATGAACCATCTCCCTCATCTCAGCGGGAGATAACACACTGTAGTTGGTACCATTCTGATTCTCTCTTTacttaaaaagagaaagcaagggAAGTGCTGAGCtgcttcatgaaaaaaaaatatataaagtgTAATGGCTCATTTAAGAGTATAGAGTGCATCCTTTCAGGTGCTGTACAGACCTCTCCTTTATATGTGCTCATAAACTtggaaacatgaaaaaatagCTACAGCCATCTCTGTCTAGGTACCAAGTGCTTGATGgagtttctttgccttctgaTAGCTTGAGATGATTTCAGGGATCGATGTATAGACTGTGAGTTTTGTGCCATTAGACAGTGGTTTGATATTGCTTGTTGCCTGCAGAAGAACAACAGGACTGCCATTAGCAGCATGAAGTCAGTAGAGCTAATCAACTGGTTGTCACACAAATTGCTAGAAAACAGATGGGAGAAAGGAAGAGGTCTGGTACACTTTCACTGTGTAATTGTTCTAAACACTAGCAAGAAAGTATTTTGTTATCTTCAATGAACATAAATGGCAGTACACAAATTAAGTACTGCAATATTTTAACTAGCAACAGGAGCATTTCTTGTGATATAACCTAATTcattaaaatgcaaaacattAGAACAATACATGGAATTGGAAACAATCTTTTGAGATCAAGGTTTGCTGCatcatgaaaaaaatgaaaagggagCGCTAACATTAAAACTCATGGCAATTGGATACCAGAACAGAAAATCTCATGCAAGACTAAAGGCACCTCCAAAGTTCATTTCACAACCATTCCAGTAGGCAACTAAGCAGTGACAGAGCACGTTGTATGTATCTACATATTCAGGAGAACTGTACCAAATTAGTGGAAGCAGTACAGGTCACAGCTTAAAGCATCAGTCAAGCATTTGAAACTGTTCTCATTTTTCTTGAAAAGTTACAGCAAAGTGTCTTGCACCCATCTTCGTTGCTAAAATAGAACATAGTATTCAGGACATACCTTTCCCTTTAACAAAAAGAACACTTCCAACATAATGGGTGAAGATATTAATGTCACATTAATTTGGGTACAATTGCTGTGTTTAAAAATGCCACCAATACAGTTACGAGCTGCTGTTAATTGTGATAGCATGGATTCAACTGCTACGAAAATTCgaggcatggaaaaaaaaggctgtaAAATCAGACAGCTCAGGATAATGGTTGATTCTCTCATGCTTTGTGATCATTAGTAACCAGTGAGAACTAAACTTGAATGACAAAAACATTAGTACCAGTAGTTTTCTGGTCTGGGGTGAGAAAAGCTGATGTTTGCATAGGAGGTTCATTGTGAACCCACAAGGACTCACAAGTCCACAATGTAGAGGTGAAGTTTTACAACTGCACAATGATCTGCTGTACCACAGACAGCCACAGTGAATATGAAGGAAGAACTCTGTGGTTTGGCATAATACTGCCTTAAAGCAGCATGAGTTGATaagcctctctctctctttaaaCAGCAGGTTTTCTCCCCACAGATGCATGCATGCATAGACAAGGTAAGTGAACAACTACTTTACCTGGTTGCTACTATCTTCAGTTACGAATGAGAGAAACTGTCATATCGCTAGCAGATGGGAGAATATTAGGAGTGACATTTAGTGAACTTTCAAAGGATATGATAAAATTAACTTGATACAAGCTTTAACCTATAGGTATCTAGACATGGTCCCATTGGTAAAAATTTTTGCAATTATCTGGGATGTTAAGCCCTTAACTCTTTGTAGGTAAAGTACTTGATGCTAAACTCTCTAGAGCATTTGAGGTGCTTGACATTTAGTTATTAAATGCTTGACATGAAGTGTCCTAAGAGAGGAAGAAGTTTAGGGAATCACCCTGTGACAAGACTTCTGACCTTTAATTTTTACTCGCTTAATATGTCTAATTCAGAATGGCATAACCTTCACAAATACAGCAGCCTATCACCTTATGGATTAACCAAGGTGTTTTATAAGAGGCTGCTTCATCTGGGTACCATGGACTGTTTGCTAAcaaaataaaaggatttttcttATAGATGTGCAGACATCAGTGACTGTGTCAGTACACTGGAattttcccagctcctcccccagcctggaCTGGCACCTCTTTTAGACAAGAGTCAGGGAGGTACTCTTCTCACACAAGGTCAAAGGTAGGCTCTTGCTGCTAAAAATCTGACTTCCACAACAAGGAAACTGAAGACAAGGAGAGCATTTGACAGGTTTTAGAAGCTGCAAATCCAACTGCAGATTTAATCTTCCCAGGTATCTTGAAAGAAAAACGGATGTACTACATTACACCTGAAAAAGTTCTGCAACTATTCCTCATCCTGAGTTACAGGGACTACTTGGCCTGCAATTGGCTATGTTCAGGTGGGAGGTAACCTGTGCCAAAAGTTGAAGGACACTTAACATTATTTACCTCTCCTCTTCCACAATGGTGTCATCGAGTGCTTGGGAGATACGCTTCAACTGGCAAATCCCTGAGGAGACCAGTTCCAACTTGCAGTCAAACTCTCTGTAAACAGAATGGTCATTGCTAAAGATCAAACAGGACAGGCTGACTAGGCGACACTACTCAAGCCTCTATCCCTGCAGTACCGCTCTTGTTACCTCTAGACTTTACCCAGAGAAGTTTAGGGCGGTGGCAATCATGCTCTTAATTCCATTGGCCAACTGCTTCACGTGTCCATTCATCCCCCAGACAGCTACCTTCCAACTCAGACACAGGATTCAGATTCACGAGGCTTGGATTCAACTTCTAGCTTTAACCCTTCTTGCAACTTTTACCAAAAGAAAAACCTATGTGCACATTATTAAGTATTTCCCTAGCTCACAACCCTTGATCTAATTTGTGTTTGTTCTTTGAGGCAAGAATCTGTCTACGTTCTATAAAGAACTCAGCATAAGCAGAGCAATTCCTGGTATCTTCACAAGACAAATAGCAGCTTTGGAAAAGATACAATGAAGTAGGAGTGAGATACATACAGAGCATTTTCCTTTACCCAGCAAAGAACTCAGGTATGTCTCTAGCATCTGATGGGCACTGGTGCTGAGAAACAGTGCAAACTTTCCCAGTGGGAGAGTGATTTTTTCAAAGTTCCTGTCagcaaaaaattacttttttatgtTTCAGCTTTATGCAGAGCTCTGTCCCTGTCTATACAGGGAGCTGGAACTACTTCCTTAACTATTTGAGCAGCACACCCCTTCAGGAGAATAGGACAGTAGACTGCACACCTTGCCTTTCACTTTACCAGATATTCTAATcagagtaattaaaaaaaaaaagacttacaAAAGAACGTAACTCACATCTTCCTGCTGGAAGGAGCAGGTGATGAATAAGGGCtcttcagtgctgctgctcttcttgatctccagagagagacagcATTTTTACCAAGCCAGGATGAGAAATCCCTCCATTCTCTATGTTCTGACACCCTTGTTGGCCCAAGCAAGGCCCTTTTGCTGGACCTTGGAGTGCCTTTGGAACTGGCTGCTGGAGTAACACTCTTACAGCAAGGTGTAGTACTTCTTTTTTTGGTAGAACTGGTCGCACAGCCTCTGCTGATGGATTCAGCTGGAAAGGTCACCATTGAGTGTACTGGGCTTTGGCAAGacttctgtattttctgaaaGAAGCATTAGACATGTTAGGCTAAATGAACTCAATTAGCCTAGAGTTTGGAACCAGGAAGACTAGGAACATTTGGGCTGAATGCCTAGCTTCCATTCTCGTATCAGGTTTCAACTAACATGAATGCATCTCAACCTCTGTACTCATTTGCATTGTAGGAGTCACTTGCTTCCCTAACCCCTGGCACTCATCAAGGACTTCAGAGCAGGCATTGGGACAAACCTCCTGCTGCTCTTATGCTGGAAGAAGTCAAGCTCCTCAACACAGAACTCATGCATTTAAAAATCTGAGGTCTCCAACAAAGGGAAGTGCAATCTCAAATCTGCTACCCTGCTACCTTGTAGCAGGTTTTGTCAGTCTAAATTTAGATCAACTATAATGAAGAACATGCTAGTAAATAGTATGGGTACAGgagaataaataaaagaaaaaaaaatccaaagtgcTGCATGTTTCTCAGTAACAATTCTTTGCAAGTGATGGCAATCTCTACCCAACTTCCTCAGTGTGAAGGCTGCTCTGCCATACATGAATAAATATAGTAGGggaaaagcttttatttaataataaaataaaatgttttcaccTTGCTCCATGTTCTGCTAGATCCATAATTTGCCTGCCTATACTTTAGGAGAAGATATTAAAGATTTTAAAAGTTAGTAGCTATGAGACAACTACTAAGTCGTGCAAGTGCATAGGAATGGACTCTCTGGAATACAGCACTCAGTACAGATTTCAGAAATCTTAGTACTGGAGTTGAAGCAAAAACTAAACTCTATCCATGTTCCACTGCAAAGGCAAAGTACCTGGGACACTGTTCCAAAAGCATATTTTGCTGTTCTTTTAATAGTCTGGAGAGTTTGGCATCTCTGTCTTGGTTCCAGACTTTCCCTAGTTGGGGTTTTATGAAAATTCAGCTCTACTCGCTTTAATGGTACCCGTTTCCTTAGAGACATGCGAATGGTATTGAGAGAACTCAGAGAGGCCCTTCTCTTGAATTTGTCAGGCACAGGGCTCTCATTCTCATTGAGGTCAGCTAGGAGCTGGTGTTTCCGCCAGGCCATTGTTGCTTTGACATTTTGAAGCACAGATGCCATCTTGTTCCAGTTCTTGGTCAGCCTTATTTCTAAACAatcaaaatgaaagcaaagcttAGACAGAACAAGGTACAAAGCAgtgtaaaaaaaagagaaatggaaacTGTTGCACAATATATTTGGTTTCACTTGCCTGAAACAAGAAAACCAGAGCTGAGCAGGCTTTTACTTGGAGGCTTGAAAGAGAACAGGATTGATTTCTACAGCTGTTTAGGCTTGTGCAAATCCATAAAGAAGCCTCGTACTGCAATTCCACTGCTAATTTGAGAGGTAGAATGCTCTATGAgtgcaatttttttgtttgtgtctcAGATCAAGATCTGGTATTCCCAAATTTTTGCCTTCTTTAGTCAAAAACAACCTTCCACTGCGAGACAAGTTTACGCAGTTGCTGTTGTCTCCTGCTGTACTTGCTAGCTGAAGGCTCCTGCTTCAGTCACAGTTATGAGTGTGGAAACGTAAGTCCTGAAACAGACAGGATTATTACTGACAGAAGGCTTTGGTGGGAAGGGCTAAAATGCCAGTTACCTAAATGACATACGACAATTCAAACATATGTACACATATACTTTCAATTCTTGATTTTCACTTGCTAGCAAATATGATTCAGGTGAAATGCCCCGAGAGAGCCACTGCCGTCCTACGGCTACAATGATCAAACGGGTATTGCACAGGACAGCGCGGTGCTCTAGCTCTTTTGGAAGCCACGGCTGTCTGGGGTAGCCCCCGGCCGGGCCCCTGGACACGCCCGGCCCCAGGCCTCGTGCGATCCGATCCGAGCCGCTCTCGCCGCAGGGACCCCgctctgctggcactgcccgtgctcCCCGCCGACAGCCGCGGCAGACCCGCCGTGCCGCCACATCGGGGTAACGAGACACGGCGGCACCGGGCGGGCCCAGCTAGTGCCGTTATTGCACCCACCGGGACGGTAGAAACAAGCGCGAAAAGTACCGCCAAGGCCGGAGGAGAGGGGCGGGGGAAAAGCGGGCCACAAGCGGGCCGCGACCGGGCCGCGCGGGTTAGTACTCACTCAGTGCAcagggcggggccggggccggggccggggccggggccggggccggggccggggccggggccggggccggggccgagctACCACCTTCCTCCGGGAACTGCCTTGTGCGCCGCCACCACGTTTGaacgccgccccgccccctccgAGCCCCCGGAttggcgccgccgccgccatcacCCGCCACAATTGGCTGGGCCCCGCGCACGCGCGGCTGCCGTTACTCGGCTTGGCAG
This region of Aphelocoma coerulescens isolate FSJ_1873_10779 chromosome 19, UR_Acoe_1.0, whole genome shotgun sequence genomic DNA includes:
- the PIMREG gene encoding protein PIMREG, with the translated sequence MASVLQNVKATMAWRKHQLLADLNENESPVPDKFKRRASLSSLNTIRMSLRKRVPLKRVELNFHKTPTRESLEPRQRCQTLQTIKRTAKYAFGTVSQKIQKSCQSPVHSMVTFPAESISRGCATSSTKKRSTTPCCKSVTPAASSKGTPRSSKRALLGPTRVSEHREWRDFSSWLGKNAVSLWRSRRAAALKSPYSSPAPSSRKIEFDCKLELVSSGICQLKRISQALDDTIVEEESDMTVSLIRN